In the Polyangiaceae bacterium genome, one interval contains:
- a CDS encoding radical SAM protein → MNIVFLVQHGDAGYGLFDDTFVSLLCADARRDGVDATVLHVFFTGERETDLELRRLVRNWMEARSIRLVVVERAVDTELVAQAAQDGRRVVLVTRGDSLDPVPGAEFIVGALPGLTSSGRVARTPPVEYLRFGFRELRCALGRGEPGDGIPGVSSVQDGVPRPGIAVGAGPGPWPFDPVLDHEVIALRNPEPVEHKTLLGNVGCPFASDPFALPHYAGVEIKEDVGLSRLGCAFCPMGGDYQVRSDAVVVEDLVKQARWFLDGLPGLRALVISDQAPLRYLPALMDAAASLRASNWLFPARADALLREEAALRRALASARQSGHFLECYLVGFEAFCQRELDRYNKGSSVETLLRAVDLLRSVRREFPQQFAYARTRGHSLVLFNPWTTPEDLLESADVMRRHGLNELFDEPTRNRLRLYRDLPITYAAARDGALAASDNPGSGAGRAKGYSAEIPWRFLDERTAEVTRVLELLQRVLGPTTVLPQLIATARAGGASLPDAPTFAAELDGLVQCFAGLLADGRHPGLPPRARTQSSTAVLFAGECNNGCEACANRDAFLADDVASLEERVDAARQSGNAIALAGREPTLHPALLQLLRRARGSDERAVGIVSNGRRFGYADFTTACVASGLRAASLKLFASDPIVADGLSRVPGGFEQALAGARNLARLGIPLELRVPLLGAVLHRLPGFVDLAEELQASLRLELSLDGLGLERLGAAHRSILDLLERAAKRGVAVEAAPPAAGTRDFRFLPA, encoded by the coding sequence ATGAACATCGTCTTCCTCGTGCAGCACGGCGACGCGGGCTATGGGTTGTTCGACGACACCTTCGTGTCGCTGCTCTGCGCCGATGCCCGACGCGATGGCGTCGACGCGACCGTGTTGCACGTGTTCTTCACGGGTGAGCGCGAGACGGATCTGGAGCTTCGACGCCTCGTTCGGAACTGGATGGAGGCCCGAAGCATTCGGCTCGTCGTCGTCGAGCGCGCGGTGGACACGGAGCTCGTCGCGCAGGCTGCCCAGGACGGTAGACGCGTCGTGCTCGTGACGCGCGGAGACTCCCTCGATCCGGTCCCTGGCGCAGAGTTCATCGTGGGGGCGCTGCCGGGTCTCACCAGCAGCGGGCGCGTGGCGCGAACGCCGCCGGTCGAGTACTTGCGCTTCGGGTTTCGTGAGTTGCGTTGCGCGCTCGGCCGTGGCGAGCCTGGCGACGGGATCCCTGGAGTCAGCTCGGTCCAAGATGGCGTGCCGCGCCCTGGCATTGCGGTCGGTGCGGGGCCGGGCCCTTGGCCCTTCGACCCCGTGCTCGACCACGAGGTGATCGCGCTACGCAATCCCGAGCCTGTCGAGCACAAGACGCTGCTCGGCAACGTTGGCTGCCCCTTCGCCTCGGACCCCTTCGCGCTGCCCCACTACGCCGGTGTCGAAATCAAGGAGGACGTGGGGCTCAGCCGGCTTGGATGTGCCTTCTGCCCGATGGGTGGCGACTACCAAGTGCGCAGTGACGCCGTGGTGGTGGAAGATTTGGTGAAGCAGGCGCGCTGGTTCCTCGACGGCTTGCCCGGTCTCCGCGCGTTGGTGATCTCGGATCAAGCGCCTCTACGCTACTTGCCCGCGCTGATGGACGCCGCTGCTTCCTTGCGGGCTTCGAACTGGCTGTTCCCAGCGCGCGCCGACGCGCTGCTGCGGGAAGAGGCGGCCCTGCGTCGCGCGCTCGCCAGCGCACGCCAATCGGGCCACTTCCTGGAGTGCTACCTGGTCGGTTTCGAAGCCTTCTGCCAGCGCGAGCTGGATCGCTACAACAAGGGTTCGAGTGTCGAGACACTGCTCCGCGCCGTCGACTTGCTGCGCAGTGTGCGGCGCGAGTTTCCTCAGCAGTTCGCCTACGCACGCACTCGCGGTCACAGTCTGGTGTTGTTCAACCCTTGGACGACGCCCGAGGACCTGCTCGAAAGTGCGGACGTGATGCGGCGACACGGACTGAACGAGCTATTCGACGAGCCTACTCGCAACCGCTTGCGCCTCTACCGCGATCTGCCCATTACCTACGCAGCCGCGCGAGACGGCGCGTTGGCCGCGAGCGACAATCCGGGCTCCGGGGCGGGACGAGCGAAAGGCTACAGCGCGGAGATCCCTTGGCGCTTCTTGGACGAACGCACGGCCGAGGTCACGCGTGTGTTGGAGCTCCTCCAGCGCGTCTTGGGGCCCACCACGGTGCTTCCTCAGCTCATTGCGACCGCACGCGCTGGTGGCGCGAGCCTTCCGGATGCGCCAACCTTTGCGGCTGAACTGGACGGCCTCGTGCAGTGCTTCGCGGGCCTACTCGCAGATGGTCGCCACCCAGGACTGCCGCCGCGTGCCCGAACACAGAGTTCGACGGCGGTCCTGTTTGCGGGTGAGTGCAACAACGGCTGCGAGGCCTGCGCCAATCGGGATGCGTTCCTTGCCGACGACGTCGCGTCACTCGAGGAGCGTGTCGATGCAGCGCGCCAGAGCGGCAACGCCATCGCCCTCGCAGGACGCGAGCCCACGCTGCATCCTGCACTGTTGCAGTTGCTCCGCCGCGCCCGAGGCTCCGACGAGCGCGCGGTGGGGATCGTCAGCAACGGGCGGCGATTCGGCTACGCAGACTTCACGACCGCGTGCGTGGCGAGCGGGCTACGGGCTGCGAGCCTCAAGCTCTTTGCCTCTGACCCCATCGTTGCCGATGGACTGAGCCGTGTACCCGGTGGATTCGAGCAGGCCTTGGCGGGAGCGCGCAACCTTGCCCGGCTCGGCATTCCCCTCGAGCTTCGCGTCCCGCTGCTGGGCGCAGTGCTCCACCGCTTGCCCGGGTTTGTCGACCTTGCCGAGGAGCTGCAGGCGTCCCTGCGACTGGAGCTATCCCTCGACGGCTTGGGGCTGGAACGCCTGGGCGCAGCGCATCGCAGCATCTTGGACTTGCTCGAGCGAGCTGCGAAGCGAGGCGTCGCGGTGGAAGCGGCTCCGCCCGCGGCCGGCACTCGTGATTTCCGTTTCTTACCCGCCTGA
- a CDS encoding class I SAM-dependent methyltransferase yields the protein MTERSAVRQAMGNFGAWCLSKLDEPLHRMLGPRKRALFADLPSRVLEIGPGLGANFRYYPAGTHVLALEPSPFMHEGLRRTADEFELELEILPSFAERLELPDESVDAVVGTLVLCSVRSPEQVMAQVLRVLTPGGRFYFLEHVAGRAGTLRRGVQHALAPPWRVMFDGCEPNRDTRAVIEATGFSEVDVEDYIAESVYYPINSQIVGRATK from the coding sequence GTGACGGAGCGCAGCGCCGTCCGCCAGGCCATGGGAAACTTCGGCGCTTGGTGCCTCTCCAAACTCGACGAGCCGTTGCATCGCATGCTTGGACCACGCAAGCGCGCGCTGTTCGCCGACCTGCCCTCGAGGGTGCTGGAGATTGGACCTGGGCTGGGCGCGAACTTCCGCTACTACCCGGCGGGCACTCACGTGCTGGCGCTCGAACCGAGCCCTTTCATGCACGAAGGCCTGCGCCGCACGGCAGACGAGTTCGAGCTGGAACTCGAGATCCTTCCGAGCTTCGCCGAGCGACTGGAACTCCCGGACGAGAGCGTCGATGCGGTCGTTGGGACCCTGGTGCTGTGCTCCGTGCGCAGCCCGGAGCAGGTCATGGCACAAGTGCTGCGCGTGCTCACGCCCGGTGGGCGCTTCTATTTCTTGGAACACGTGGCTGGGCGCGCTGGCACGCTTCGACGCGGGGTGCAGCATGCCCTGGCGCCTCCTTGGCGCGTCATGTTCGATGGCTGTGAGCCCAACCGCGATACCCGGGCCGTGATCGAGGCGACGGGGTTCTCCGAGGTAGACGTCGAGGACTACATCGCGGAATCGGTCTACTACCCGATCAACTCGCAGATTGTCGGACGCGCCACCAAGTAG
- a CDS encoding DUF423 domain-containing protein has translation MNHASDALPPSGLWIRIAGALGFLGVALGAFGAHGLRGKIPENLLSAYHTGVLYHLVHAVAILALALHARATGARLTGPLLCLSLGILLFSGSLYVMAISGATRLGMITPFGGVLFLVGWAWVSICLGRRA, from the coding sequence GTGAACCACGCATCTGACGCACTCCCCCCGTCCGGGCTCTGGATCCGCATCGCCGGCGCGCTGGGCTTTCTGGGGGTCGCCCTTGGCGCATTTGGTGCGCACGGTCTCCGCGGCAAGATCCCAGAGAACCTACTGAGTGCGTATCACACGGGCGTGCTCTATCACCTGGTTCACGCCGTAGCCATTCTGGCCCTCGCGCTGCACGCGCGCGCCACCGGCGCGCGATTGACGGGTCCTCTGCTTTGTCTCAGCCTCGGCATCCTGCTGTTTTCTGGATCGCTCTACGTGATGGCAATCAGCGGGGCAACGCGGCTTGGAATGATCACGCCCTTTGGTGGAGTGCTCTTTCTGGTTGGCTGGGCATGGGTCTCCATCTGCCTGGGGAGGCGCGCGTGA
- a CDS encoding radical SAM protein: MPRQLRWLEVSADFHCNNRCLGCFSVGGENEPAMSSADIVTELRRGRARGATALWLGGGEPTLRRDLAAVVKKARELGYERIKLQTNGMLLAYPEVTARLVAAGVSEVNFAIKGATADTHDRLTRTPGCHELMLKGMVNVAASGLPMAGDILVYRSNLHELVDMVRDYFGRGVTHFNVWAFSASDQGDRDLTAQIPRLTDVAREVTRAMDAGICSDADFITSLHTPPCVVPRSHWACLFHGEALDLWVANPGGYGFFLEASPIEGGHYPANCATCSARSHCGGARRDYLEVFGDDELRALAECPPSPREFPREPRI; this comes from the coding sequence TTCCACTGCAACAATCGTTGTCTGGGCTGCTTTTCCGTAGGGGGTGAAAACGAGCCCGCCATGTCCTCGGCCGACATCGTGACCGAGCTACGACGTGGTCGAGCCCGAGGGGCAACGGCCCTATGGCTGGGGGGAGGTGAGCCTACGTTGCGGCGTGACCTCGCTGCCGTCGTGAAGAAGGCGCGAGAACTGGGCTACGAAAGGATCAAGCTGCAGACCAACGGCATGTTGCTCGCGTACCCGGAGGTCACCGCGCGGCTGGTCGCTGCTGGTGTGTCCGAAGTGAACTTCGCGATCAAGGGTGCAACAGCTGACACCCACGATCGATTGACGCGCACGCCGGGCTGTCACGAACTGATGTTGAAGGGAATGGTCAATGTGGCGGCGAGTGGCTTGCCCATGGCCGGTGACATCCTGGTCTACCGCAGCAATCTGCACGAACTGGTCGACATGGTTCGCGACTATTTCGGACGCGGAGTCACACACTTCAACGTGTGGGCCTTCTCGGCCTCCGACCAGGGAGATCGCGACCTCACTGCGCAGATCCCCCGCTTGACCGACGTCGCCAGGGAAGTCACTCGCGCGATGGACGCTGGGATCTGCAGCGACGCGGACTTCATCACATCCCTGCACACGCCCCCTTGCGTGGTCCCTCGATCCCACTGGGCGTGTCTGTTCCACGGAGAGGCACTGGACCTTTGGGTCGCCAATCCAGGTGGCTACGGCTTCTTCCTCGAGGCGTCGCCCATCGAGGGCGGCCACTATCCCGCCAATTGTGCGACTTGCTCTGCACGTTCCCATTGCGGAGGCGCCCGTCGCGACTATCTAGAGGTATTCGGCGACGACGAGCTACGAGCCCTTGCCGAGTGTCCACCTTCGCCCAGGGAGTTCCCTCGTGAACCACGCATCTGA